One Flammeovirga agarivorans DNA window includes the following coding sequences:
- a CDS encoding BamA/TamA family outer membrane protein, whose translation MIRHQIQTYRTCHFRKDIFLFFILIFSFFVIDIQAQNDLLLTGLDQYAKDTVGYVRINSVNFIGNKKTKEKIITRELDIDNGSLVPKKGIKDYITSERNKVFNTQLFESVDVLVTEQGKDTLNVDFIMVERWYTWPVPLLELADRSFNEWWNNRNHDLSRIQYGLDFKQRNMRGRNETLHLLVKLGFSRQFTLGYSFPYIDKQQKTSLSFNTTFKEETTVAYKTEENKFVEYENDTEVQRRSYKGNVNFGKRYGFYDHHNLNFGFTYDVINDTIAELNPDFFLEGRTELRYFTLKYTYTRDKRDITSYPLNGYYIQAGIEKTGLGIFDDLNVVNVDWSLWRFWNMRKSNRWYYSLGFLGKLGFPEKVPYNQMRAIGYGGMIVRGYDNYVIEGQNAGVIKNELRLRALSTSLNFQNVIKSKHVKRIPIDILFKCYIDAGYAHFKDVDPSNADFTNTPLLGYGFGVDFVTFYSSVLKFEYSFNRHGRGGGLYFYYSVDL comes from the coding sequence GTGATAAGACATCAGATTCAAACATATAGAACTTGCCATTTTCGAAAGGATATATTTCTGTTCTTTATCCTTATTTTCAGCTTCTTCGTTATCGATATACAAGCTCAGAATGACCTGTTATTAACAGGTTTAGATCAATATGCTAAGGATACAGTAGGGTATGTTCGTATCAATTCAGTAAACTTTATCGGTAATAAAAAGACAAAAGAAAAAATCATTACCAGAGAGTTGGATATTGATAATGGATCTTTAGTACCCAAAAAAGGGATTAAAGATTATATCACTTCCGAACGAAATAAAGTTTTTAATACTCAGTTATTTGAGTCTGTAGATGTTTTAGTGACTGAGCAAGGAAAAGATACACTAAACGTCGATTTTATTATGGTGGAAAGGTGGTATACCTGGCCTGTTCCCCTTTTAGAATTAGCAGACCGTAGTTTCAATGAGTGGTGGAATAACAGAAACCATGATCTTAGTAGAATACAATATGGCTTAGATTTTAAGCAAAGAAATATGAGAGGTCGAAATGAAACACTTCATCTATTGGTGAAATTAGGTTTCTCAAGGCAATTCACATTAGGTTATTCATTCCCCTATATTGATAAACAGCAGAAAACAAGCTTATCCTTTAATACAACATTTAAGGAAGAAACCACAGTAGCTTACAAAACGGAGGAAAATAAATTTGTGGAGTACGAAAATGATACTGAGGTTCAAAGAAGATCATACAAAGGAAATGTGAATTTTGGTAAAAGGTATGGTTTCTATGATCATCATAATTTGAACTTTGGTTTTACTTATGATGTAATTAATGATACAATTGCAGAACTTAATCCAGACTTCTTTTTAGAAGGACGTACTGAACTTCGTTACTTCACATTGAAATATACTTATACAAGAGATAAAAGAGATATTACAAGCTACCCACTCAATGGATATTATATTCAGGCTGGAATTGAAAAGACGGGTTTGGGTATATTTGATGACCTAAATGTAGTAAATGTAGATTGGTCATTGTGGAGGTTCTGGAATATGAGAAAATCCAATAGATGGTATTATTCTCTTGGGTTCTTAGGAAAGCTAGGCTTTCCAGAAAAAGTACCTTATAACCAAATGAGAGCAATTGGATATGGAGGTATGATTGTAAGAGGTTACGATAATTATGTTATTGAAGGTCAGAATGCAGGAGTAATAAAGAATGAACTCCGTTTAAGAGCATTATCTACTTCTCTTAACTTCCAGAATGTGATCAAATCGAAGCATGTGAAAAGAATACCAATCGATATTCTATTTAAATGTTATATAGATGCTGGTTATGCACACTTTAAAGATGTGGATCCTTCCAATGCAGATTTTACAAACACACCACTTTTAGGTTATGGTTTCGGTGTTGATTTTGTCACTTTCTACAGTTCAGTACTTAAATTTGAATATTCCTTTAACCGACATGGTCGTGGAGGAGGATTATATTTCTACTATTCAGTAGATCTTTAA
- a CDS encoding ArsR/SmtB family transcription factor, whose protein sequence is MEYDKAEKAAFILKTIAHPVRLRILELLDCNNRLSVSDICEKLNCEQSLTSHHLSNMKLKGILSSQREGKNIYYSLKEKAVMNIMSCIDECKCNMG, encoded by the coding sequence ATGGAATACGATAAGGCTGAAAAGGCTGCTTTTATCCTAAAAACTATAGCACACCCAGTGCGATTAAGAATATTAGAATTATTGGATTGTAACAATAGGTTATCAGTAAGTGATATCTGTGAAAAGCTAAATTGTGAGCAATCACTCACTTCACACCATTTATCTAATATGAAATTAAAGGGTATTTTATCTTCACAAAGAGAAGGGAAGAATATCTATTACTCATTAAAGGAAAAGGCTGTCATGAACATTATGTCATGCATAGATGAGTGTAAATGTAATATGGGTTAA